A single window of Silurus meridionalis isolate SWU-2019-XX chromosome 11, ASM1480568v1, whole genome shotgun sequence DNA harbors:
- the im:7136398 gene encoding schwannomin-interacting protein 1 encodes MEEEVDSTRQKEQNADEPARPCASLVAQDQPQHHQEPCTQDQELPIMHWEDLSVRIAELEKQEEERRNKAESIGLKDEEQVIGAWPHVKHETLNRKHGEDAGDLGGHRFSCVTSRFYSPKNLQLCFINDSESDQEGDEGASFQERPHDSQGQGRRSAGLKQEVRAALSELRDKLWDEQRQQQKLNHKDVSFRRRKLSCSDLQTCSVLQLNALRTSLYEDIQDLSSELVKHLVVRDNLRTKQDAMLLDVQDMTSL; translated from the exons ATGGAAGAGGAAGTGGACAGCACTAGGCAGAAAGAACAGAATGCTGATGAGCCTGCTCGTCCTTGTGCCAGCCTTGTGGCACAGGACCAGCCTCAGCACCACCAGGAGCCCTGCACacaagaccaagagctacccaTCATGCACTGGGAGGACTTGAGTGTACGAATAGCCGAGCTTGAGAAACAGGAGGAAGAACGGAGGAACAAAGCTGAG TCCATCGGTTTGAAAGACGAAGAACAAGTGATAGGAGCGTGGCCTCATGTAAAGCACGAGACACTCAACAGAAAACATGGGGAAGATGCAGGTGATCTTGGAGGGCACCGTTTTTCCTGCGTTACATCTCG GTTTTACAGTCCTAAAAATCTTCAGCTGTGTTTTATCAACGACAGTGAGAGTGATCAGGAGGGTGATGAAGGGGCATCCTTCCAAGAG AGGCCGCATGATTCACAAGGACAAGGGCGACGATCTGCTGGcctaaaacaggaagtgagagcagctctGAGTGAGCTCCGAGACAAGCTTTGGGATGAGCAGAGGCAGCAACAG AAGCTGAACCACAAGGATGTGAGCTTTAGGAGAAGAAAGCTTAGCTGCAGTGACCTGCAAACCTGCTCCGTTCTTCAACTAAACGCCCTCAGGACCTCCCTCTATGAAGACATTCAGG ACCTGAGCTCGGAATTAGTCAAGCATCTGGTAGTAAGAGATAATCTGCGGACAAAGCAAGATGCCATGCTCCTGGACGTACAGGATATGACATCACTTTGA
- the LOC124393465 gene encoding LOW QUALITY PROTEIN: P2Y purinoceptor 3 (The sequence of the model RefSeq protein was modified relative to this genomic sequence to represent the inferred CDS: inserted 1 base in 1 codon) produces the protein MPYKQPIDPAFTDTMADALLERGTNSNSSSNQTGFISTARLSCSNDESYKYIILPLCYSLTFLLSVGLNSTVLLRSYRGGRRWNSSLIYMVNLASTDLMYSLSLPLLVASYVMHDNWVFGDFMCRLVRFLFYFNLYCSIFFLTCISVHRYMGICHPIKTITLESKRAAKSTCAMVWVVVFLLTCPIFRFAQTGDMPRVDGRGTNTTTESGINHVRSKTYKNCFDVATDTEFSEYIPYGIVLHLLGFFVPFTVIAWCYXQVVRTIFQTLHTQSHVQQVGDNERGPTNQISIAGTQHALYISRRRKSIKTIATITFLFALCFLPFHITRTLYLILKQRNAECRTIHAISVCYKVTRPLASFNSWLNALLYFVTGDNGISCCGLTENTHHTHHVWPSRALGGLKKEVEAEKREQSEQRTGHDQKRDFRPSGITQKPGNVSKPCAWWLSFELSVSE, from the exons ATGCCATATAAACAGCCGATCGACCCTGCTTTCACTGACACGATGGCGGATGCTTTATTGGAGCGAGGCACAAACTCTAATTCCTCAAGTAACCAAACAGGTTTTATCTCGACAGCACGACTCAGCTGCAGCAACGATGAGTCATACAAGTACATCATCTTACCCCTGTGCTACTCCCTAACTTTCTTACTCAGCGTCGGCCTGAACTCCACTGTCCTGTTGCGCTCATATCGTGGCGGACGCCGATGGAATAGTTCACTAATCTACATGGTCAACTTGGCCTCCACTGACTTAATGTACAGCTTGTCTTTGCCGCTCTTGGTGGCTAGTTATGTCATGCATGACAATTGGGTATTTGGGGATTTTATGTGCAGGCTGGTAcgcttccttttttattttaatctctaCTGCAGCATCTTTTTCCTCACCTGCATCTCTGTGCACCGCTACATGGGCATCTGCCACCCCATCAAAACCATCACATTGGAGAGCAAGCGTGCTGCGAAGAGCACCTGCGCTATGGTCTGGGTCGTGGTGTTCCTGCTCACCTGTCCTATTTTTCGTTTCGCTCAAACCGGTGACATGCCCAGAGTAGATGGAAGAGGAACAAATACAACTACAGAAAGTGGGATAAACCACGTACGCTCGAAAACGTACAAGAACTGTTTTGATGTTGCAACTGACACAGAGTTCTCTGAGTACATTCCATATGGAATCGTTCTTCACCTTCTGGGCTTCTTCGTTCCCTTTACTGTCATTGCGTGGTGTT CGCAGGTCGTCCGAACCATCTTTCAGACCTTGCACACCCAATCGCATGTGCAGCAGGTTGGTGATAATGAAAGAGGCCCCACCAATCAGATCTCGATCGCAGGCACTCAGCACGCACTATATATCAGCAGGCGCCGCAAGTCTATCAAAACAATCGCCACCATCACCTTTTTGTTCGCGTTGTGCTTCCTGCCATTCCATATCACCCGGACGCTGTACCTCATTCTTAAACAGAGGAATGCAGAATGCCGCACCATACATGCTATCTCAGTCTGCTATAAAGTCACTCGGCCCCTGGCGTCATTCAATTCATGGCTGAATGCTCTGCTCTACTTCGTCACTGGGGACAATGGCATCTCTTGCTGTGGACTGACGGAAAACACTCATCACACGCACCATGTCTGGCCGTCAAGAGCTCTTGGAGGACTGAAAAAGGAGGTAGAAGCTGAAAAGCGAGAACAGAGTGAACAACGTACAGGCCACGATCAGAAGAGAGATTTCAGACCTTCAGGAATCACACAGAAGCCTGGGAACGTGAGCAAACCCTGTGCTTGGTGGCTTTCTTTTGAACTGTCTGTGTCTGAATAA
- the rnasekb gene encoding ribonuclease kappa-B — MPSLLFCGPKLAACGIVLSIWGVIMLGMLGIFFSAKSAVLIEDVPFTEEDIRNDKNPPQAIYSLYNQVAINCFIAAAVYVGVGAISLCQVRLNKRQDYMVT; from the exons ATGCCGTCTCTGCTATTTTGCGGGCCCAAATTAGCCGCCTGTGGGATTGTGTTAAGCATCTGGGGTGTCATCATGTTG GGGATGCTGGGGATCTTCTTCAGTGCTAAATCCGCTGTGCTGATCGAGGACGTTCCCTTTACTGAGGAAGACATCAGGAACGA CAAAAACCCACCCCAGGCAATCTACAGCCTATACAACCAAGTGGCGATCAACTGCTTCATTGCTGCGGCCGTGTACGTTGGAGTCGGCGCCATCTCTCTCTGCCAGGTTCGCCTGAACAAGCGCCAGGATTACATGGTGACATAA
- the c11h17orf49 gene encoding chromatin complexes subunit BAP18, producing MTSSSAKVGEIFSAAGVAFSKLGELTMQLHPVADSSPAGAKWTETEIEMLRSAVSRFGDDLNNISSVIKERTVAQIKTTVKRKLYEDNRVPLSSEPPQKTVKKMLAATSASMTPISQAVTTGLQRASSLAHAIKKPKTADVTLSALNDSDVNSDLVDMEGLGEGSTKKNNFDQECLSLDSSLIMNSSDLPLLSR from the exons ATGACTTCGTCTTCAGCAAAG GTGGGCGAGATCTTCTCTGCGGCAGGAGTTGCCTTTAGTAAACTGGGTGAACTCACCATGCAGCTGCATCCTGTAGCTGATTCCTCTCCTGCAGG AGCCAAGTGGACAGAGACTGAAATTGAGATGCTGCGTTCAGCTGTCAGCCGATTTGGTGATGATTTGAACAACATCAGCTCTGTCATTAAAGAGCGCACAGT TGCCCAGATTAAGACCACAGTAAAGAGGAAGCTCTATGAGGACAACAGAGTCCCGCTGTCATCAGAGCCGCCCCAAAAGACTGTGAAGAAAATGCTAGCAGCGACTTCAGCATCCATGACTCCAATCTCACAAGCCGTGACAACAGGATTGCAGCGGGCGTCTTCTTTGGCACACGCTATCAAAAAGCCAAAAACTGCAG ATGTGACACTCAGTGCCCTGAATGACTCCGATGTCAACAGTGATCTGGTGGATATGGAAGGATTAGGAGAGGGTTCTACCAAGAAAAACAATTTTGACCAAG aGTGTCTGAGTTTGGACTCCAGCCTTATAATGAACTCCAGCGACCTGCCACTGCTTTCGCGGTGA
- the LOC124393468 gene encoding P2R1A-PPP2R2A-interacting phosphatase regulator 1 isoform X2, whose product MERMEVDQCAGAAGSNGGGVLRRSNSAPMITSVSDGMTVFSSNTSARYRRSSVSVNPSCPSRTLAFSPFSLYGERPDHRWQMENMELTLRESSQRLSASATVPSPPPTPWHRHLSPDFHSQDSGVTPNSSPSPTRRFRGGPVSSSVRWPVVTPLKRKGGVESDGPPKKLFVAGVTDPAHITSCTVSVSQSADSPSSAACPSPQNIALSLSPPSPFTSQHPSI is encoded by the exons ATGGAGAGAATGGAAGTGGACCAATGCGCAGGCGCAGCTGGAAGCAACGGGGGCGGGGTTTTGCGGCGGTCTAACAGCGCCCCCATGATCACCAGTGTCAG TGACGGAATGACAGTGTTCAGCTCTAACACTTCGGCCCGGTATCGTCGGAGCAGTGTGTCTGTAAACCCAAGCTGCCCCTCTAGA ACCCTGGCTTTTTCTCCGTTCTCCTTGTACGGTGAGAGACCGGATCATAGGTGGCAG ATGGAAAATATGGAACTCACTCTAAGAGAAAGTTCACAGAGACTAAG TGCCTCTGCGACAGtcccctctcctcctccaaCTCCCTGGCACAGGCATCTATCACCA GACTTCCATTCCCAAGACTCAGGAGTAACTCCTAATTCTTCCCCCAGCCCAACAAGAAGGTTCAGGGG GGGTCCTGTAAGTTCATCTGTGAGATGGCCAGTGGTCAcacctttaaaaagaaaag GTGGCGTAGAATCAGACGGTCCCCCTAAAAAGCTCTTTGTTGCTGGAGTTACAGATCCTGCCCACATTACTAGTTGCACTGTCAG TGTTTCCCAGTCAGCGGACTCGCCCTCAAGTGCTGCATGTCCGAGCCCTCAGAACATCGCACTCTCGCTGTCTCCTCCCTCGCCGTTTACATCCCAGCACCCCAGCATCTAA
- the LOC124393466 gene encoding flavin-containing monooxygenase FMO GS-OX-like 2 gives MERLGKLRVAVIGAGAAGLCAARHVLSRANSFEPPVVFEQSARVGGTWYYEERVGTCDDSRPIHSSMYRDLRTNLPKEVMMFPDFPFASHLPSFMTHWDVQQYLETYCKSHDIMPHIKFNTMVEEVKPISMETDEGGAVRWEVISRGMHEGHSTQIFDSVFICSGHYSAPHLPSIPGIELFKGKVMHSHSYRCPEPFAHQSVVVLGAGASGVDILFELVQAKAQVILSHNKPALTFSLPLEIQQAPPVVKVQDDGSLLFQDGSVAHAHVLLLCTGYNYHFPFLGQKQLGLEVQHHLVAPLYKYLLPPSFPSLFFIGMCKLICPFLHFHYQIQFALAVLDGTVQLPSRELMEEDAEKERQRKIQMGVPVKHLLQMDSDQWDYYVSLATTAGLSPPNPVIQSLYDEVAKRRRANPQTYREINYRLVNATEWQVLNSPSVEADHI, from the exons ATGGAGCGTTTGGGGAAACTACGCGTGGCCGTGATCGGAGCAGGGGCAGCCGGACTGTGTGCGGCTCGTCACGTCCTGTCACGAGCCAACTCTTTCGAGCCTCCCGTAGTGTTCGAGCAGAGCGCCCGCGTGGGAGGCACGTGGTACTACGAGGAGCGCGTGGGCACCTGTGATGACAGCCGGCCGATCCACAGCAGCATGTACAGAGACCTGAG AACCAACCTGCCTAAAGAGGTCATGATGTTTCCAGATTTCCCGTTTGCCTCCCACTTGCCCTCTTTTATGACGCACTGGGACGTTCAGCAGTATTTAGAGACATACTGCAAGAGCCATGACATCATGCCACACATTAAG TTCAACACTATGGTGGAAGAGGTGAAACCCATCTCCATGGAGACAGATGAGGGGGGGGCTGTGAGGTGGGAGGTAATTTCGCGTGGCATGCACGAAGGACATAGCACACAGATATTCGACTCTGTGTTCATCTGCAGTGG TCATTACTCTGCGCCCCATTTGCCCTCCATTCCAGGAATAGAGCTTTTTAAAG GAAAGGTGATGCACAGTCACTCTTATCGCTGCCCAGAGCCTTTTGCCCATCAGTCCGTTGTGGTTTTGGGTGCCGGAGCATCTGGGGTTGACATCTTATTTGAGCTGGTTCAAGCTAAAGCACAG GTGATTTTGAGCCATAATAAGCCGGCCTTGACATTTTCTTTGCCCCTGGAAATCCAGCAGGCACCTCCTGTTGTGAAGGTGCAAGATGATGGCTCCCTGCTCTTCCAGGATGGCTCAGTGGCCCATGCTCATGTTCTTCTGCTTTGCACTGGATACAATTACCACTTCCCATTCCTTGGCCAAAAACAGCTTGGCCTGGAGGTTCAGCACCACCTAGTGGCTCCTCTTTACAAGTACCTGCTGCCTCCATCTTTCCCCTCACTCTTTTTTATAGGCATGTGCAAACTCATCTgcccttttcttcacttccatTATCAG ATCCAGTTTGCGTTAGCAGTTCTTGATGGCACTGTGCAGCTGCCCTCACGTGAGTTGATGGAAGAGgatgcagagaaagagaggcaaAGAAAGATACAGATGGGTGTTCCGGTGAAACACCTCCTGCAAATGGACTCTGATCAGTGGGATTACTATGTCAGTCTGGCAACAACAGCGGGGCTGTCACCTCCAAATCCAGTTATACAGAGTCTTTATGATGAAGTAGCGAAACGACGACGGGCAAACCCTCAGACCTACAGAGAAATCAACTACAGACTGGTTAATGCCACTGAGTGGCAGGTTCTCAATTCGCCATCTGTAGAAGCAGATCATATTTAG
- the LOC124393468 gene encoding P2R1A-PPP2R2A-interacting phosphatase regulator 1 isoform X1, translating to MERMEVDQCAGAAGSNGGGVLRRSNSAPMITSVSDGMTVFSSNTSARYRRSSVSVNPSCPSRTLAFSPFSLYGERPDHRWQMENMELTLRESSQRLSASATVPSPPPTPWHRHLSPDFHSQDSGVTPNSSPSPTRRFRGSSFLIFGRGPVSSSVRWPVVTPLKRKGGVESDGPPKKLFVAGVTDPAHITSCTVSVSQSADSPSSAACPSPQNIALSLSPPSPFTSQHPSI from the exons ATGGAGAGAATGGAAGTGGACCAATGCGCAGGCGCAGCTGGAAGCAACGGGGGCGGGGTTTTGCGGCGGTCTAACAGCGCCCCCATGATCACCAGTGTCAG TGACGGAATGACAGTGTTCAGCTCTAACACTTCGGCCCGGTATCGTCGGAGCAGTGTGTCTGTAAACCCAAGCTGCCCCTCTAGA ACCCTGGCTTTTTCTCCGTTCTCCTTGTACGGTGAGAGACCGGATCATAGGTGGCAG ATGGAAAATATGGAACTCACTCTAAGAGAAAGTTCACAGAGACTAAG TGCCTCTGCGACAGtcccctctcctcctccaaCTCCCTGGCACAGGCATCTATCACCA GACTTCCATTCCCAAGACTCAGGAGTAACTCCTAATTCTTCCCCCAGCCCAACAAGAAGGTTCAGGGG TAGCAGCTTTCTGATTTTCGGCAGGGGTCCTGTAAGTTCATCTGTGAGATGGCCAGTGGTCAcacctttaaaaagaaaag GTGGCGTAGAATCAGACGGTCCCCCTAAAAAGCTCTTTGTTGCTGGAGTTACAGATCCTGCCCACATTACTAGTTGCACTGTCAG TGTTTCCCAGTCAGCGGACTCGCCCTCAAGTGCTGCATGTCCGAGCCCTCAGAACATCGCACTCTCGCTGTCTCCTCCCTCGCCGTTTACATCCCAGCACCCCAGCATCTAA